The window CTTTTCTGCATCTTTTAAAAGAGTTTTCACTTTGTAGGGCGCTGCTCCGAAAGAATCCACGGATGCTCCAAAACCCAAGAGAGGACGAAAGAAGAAGGTTTGGAGCATCTATTAATGGGTTTCCTAATTAAAGTGTAattcatgaaatgttttcagttcGTAGGAAACATTTTTACAAGATGGCgtgtcctcatttttttccccccctccagaGTGATGCTGACTTGGAGACTGAAAAAGACGATGCTCCCGCTAGTCCCGTCAGTCCCTCAGGTCGGCTCCGCTCCCCCTGATGCTGCAAACACATAAAACTGATCATGACTCCGTGCcatgatgaagatgaataaCCTTAGAAAAGCCAGAGACTTGTTATACTGTGTGAGAGAGTAGCAGGGAGAGTGACAAACATGTCACAGCACATCCACACCGTGTCAGATGTTATATCAACTATGTACAGAATTCGTAGCATGTACTTCACGTTCTGCAGGAATTGTGTAActggtgtgtctctgtgtgatcAGGTGGAGAGGTTCCCAAACGAAGAGGCAGGAAGCCCAAAAGTGAGAAGATGCTTCTGCTCCAACAGCACGAGCAGCAAGGCTCCGGAAGCGAAATGTAACCGCatgaatgtgcacacacaaaattcACTTACTCTTTTGTTTAGATGACTTGGCCAGGATGTTTTTGTTCCTGGAAGGAAGAcataatgtaaatgtatatgaaTTTTGGTTTCAAGCTATCAATTGTCAATcaaattgacaataaaaaaaagacagctgcTCCCTAAGATTTCAGGATACCCTGACCAGAAGTccaaaagatgtaaaaaaacaaaaaacaaacaccaaagcAAAAGCCTTAAATTTCTGCTCTAAACTGGGTTTGCTTTCATGAACAATATTAGTCGATATGGTATCGGCTTCATTCAAACTGCTTTCCAGTTGCCTTTTAAGCCTCATGAGTGATATTTCCTGCTCCACACTTAGGGACGCCGCAGAGgccgagagaaagagaaagagggcgCCAGAGGACAAGTCcaagagtggagaggaggagaagaggaagaagagggaggacggCAAAGGGCAGGATGCAGAGGTGAAGGAGCCTGaagccaagaagaagaaggaggacggctcctctgtctctgacGATGAGGAGGCAGGTGtcgagttcacacacacacacacacacatcctcacagTTAGAAATCATCAGCCCATCGAACACCGACACAAGCACCGCAAGGTTCACATGTTTAGAAAGTCGGTATCAGTCTGTCGTTTGTGTGATTTTGATTTATCTGCATCTCAGAAAAATAAAGGCAGAAAGAAACAGCAGAGCTCAGAAATGGACAAAGATGCGCGACGGCGGAAGGCAGACGAAGCAAGAGAGTAAGTGTTCACCTGCAGATTTCACTACGAGGGACCAGACACACCCAAGTGACTTGATATATTTCATTCTGAGAAAAGACATGAATATTGAATGAATTTGCTAAATATTATGTGTCTGTTACCTGCGTTTGTGCCGTTTGAGATGCAGTCAGAGATACAGACAAACTCTTTGGGATAGATTTCTGACCTGGTGTGCTTGTTGCTGTGTTGCAGGCCGAACAAAGACgatgggaagaaaaatgaagagagggCCGGAGttaagaaaaaaggtaaacgCTGAAATATTGAATTCTAATATTCAAACTGCAATGGAATTGTTCAGGGCTCGAATTCAAAAGAAGTGTCAAGGGTCCACGTGTTTACAAGGCCCACAGCTACCAGAGAGAAatctcttcattttctgtttgaagTCATTAGAGGACGACTTTCTAGGCCTTCCCCCCTATGACAGGTAACGGCTTAACACAACAAAGTTATCCCTCAATCTTCAGACCTATGGCtattcaaaattaaattatacTAATGCCATTTAAGACAAAAAGTCAGTGTCAACCCTTGTTATGGTTCATATTTCTCATAATTTATCCACCACAGGGTTTTCTACATATCTCCTGTTTGAATTTGAACCCCCAGTTTACTTAGAAACAGTTATTATAATTGCTTGACTTCAGTGAGTTGAACGAACCTTTCTAACAGATGGAAACAGGTTCTTCTGGAccaatttgaaaacaaatctccaaagagtgtatttgttttttgctcgTCAAACAAGTTCTGTTCAAAATTAGCAATGTAAGCTAAAGCATTTCCATGTCAatgttgtcttttcctttttttcctttcctcttctcctcagaAATGTCGACTGACTTGAGACTCCAGCGACTGCACGGTGAAATCAAGATTTCACTGAAAATTGACAACCCTGTAAGTACATTGTACATCATATCACGGCGCTCAACTTttatgaatttatatttttccatttcccccgtcttgttgtgttgttgctctCTCAGCTCTATCATTTTACCcttgttgggttttttaatGCCGGTACAATCTCTTCACTTGCCCTTGTTGCCCCTCCTGCCCTCCTCTTTTAGGATGTGAAGAAGTGCTTGGAGGCGTTAGATGAGATCGGCGCCCTTCAGGTCACAACCCAGcacctgcagaaacacagtGAACTTATTGCCACGCTCAAAAAGGTACAGTTGATTCCCGTCGATAAACGACTAGAAAACATAAATTCCTGATTTGATTGACAATGCAAGAtgagctcttttttttacatggtaAGAAGTGGTGAGATAAAGAACCACCACCAAACGGAGAGTGGATAGTTGTCGTgaaggaaatggaaatgtatgaTATGGAGAAACTTACCCATTCTCAAGGACTTGGTATCGATTAATTTAGCAAGTATTGGCCAAAATATTTATTGCATATGAATATGGATactacaaaccaaaaaaaatacatttcaatgcCAGGTGTAAACGGGTTTTAAGATTTATTTGCCCAGTGTGTTGACACTGGCTTTCTCCATGGGACTTTTGGCCTTTAAAGGTACAGTGAATGACCCAAGATCCATTAGAAACCGAAGGGTGCGTTTCTAAGTCCTTGATGCATGAATGGTGACGGAcgtttttaatttcctgttccAGATTCGCAGGTTCAAGGCCAGTCAGGACATAATGGATAAGGCCACCATGTTGTATAACAAGTTCAAGAGTATGTTTCTGGTCGGAGAAGGCGACTGTGTGCTAAGCCAGGTGCTCAACAAGTCTATAGCCGAACAACGGCAGCATGAGGAGGCCAAGAAAGGAGCACTGAAGAGAGTTGAACAAGCCAAGGAAAACAACTCAGGTACTATTCATAATAGATCCACTTGCTGCCTCCCATTTTGACTGTTTTATTAAAACCCTAGCGAGGCGCTTCCTGGGACATTGAGACACCTGAGTGGATATCACTCTGCTTTTGTGAAATCCCTGTTCTCTATGATCAGACATTATTAACTTGCCGGGACAGAAGACGGTGGCATGAAAGTGGTCTTCTAAaggttctctctcttttctgcttCAAATTTACTGAGATAGAATCCTCCTGACAAATGAGTGAATGTAACACTACCTGCTCAACACCAAACTGCAAACTGACATAGTCAGCAACCTGCTGTTgagaaaaagagacatttttttactgGGCACAACATAtcgtatatatacatatatatatatatatatatattttaacactttTAATGAAGGGGACCACTATGTTAGAAATTTAACGTATGTTCTAATATAACATTTTCTAGAATCATGActgatttttattattcatgacaATGATAATGGCAACTGTTGTATACATGCTTACAAGTGTTCATTATACAAAAAGGATGTGTAACTGTAAAGAAGGTAGTATTTGGTAAATCAATTGTGACACATGAAACCCGGCcacacaacagagacatttatgTGCCTTCACACCGCTgcgtctcttctctccaggaGGACGTCATCTGTGGTTGACATTCTGAGTAGAAACACGGACAGTAATCGGAGCTCTGCAGCCACATCCTTGCTTAATCCTTCGTTGAACTGATGTTCCTACTGTACTTTCAGCAAAATTACTGTCTCTGTGAAAGGTCTCTTTCTTGAGCAAGGCATGCCAAATGGATGGAAAATCCTATTTGCCCCGGTAAGGTCTAGGGGCACGGCATGTGTCGTCACATGTCCGTCCAAGGTTCTTGCGTCTGCGGTGGTTAAGGTTATGCAGTTGCGTTGCGTCtgactgtggttgtgttttttctgtgcaCTGCCTAAAGACAAGATGACGAATGGCAACGCCGGCCCCgaagagaagaagcaggagacggagaaggcgCTGGAAGACTCCTCGGCAGGAGAAAATCACAGGTAGCCGacctaaaacacacaaaaaccatgTTGGTCTCAACAAAAACTGAAGGGTGACATTCAAGTAAATGGGGTGTGTTCTGCAGCTCTTTTTATTGACATAAAAAGTGATTGATGAGAACATTCGATACATTTAAGTATAgtaatcaaaatgttttggtattagaaaaaaatcacagacggACAAAAATCTCTCCATTTGCTGCAGATTAGCACTGGGAGTCAGGAGTCATCTGATGATGTACTGTATAAGATTAGCCCCtaaagatgaataaaactgttaaaaataattacattcattttgctcaGTGTTCCTGTCGTTCAATGCAAGTCTCTCATTGAGGGTTTCTCAGTGGAGATGAATAAAACGCATCCTTAGGGTGTGGTGTCCTTATCCTGAGATATATTAGCATCCACTGCACTTACAATTAGCAATAAAACCGTTGCGatttttaataaagtaaaaacGATTACTGTGAGCACAGAAGCTATAGCTACCGTGGTCGACGCACCCACTCACATTATTGTGACTTCTTGTCGTCCACATCCTTAAACAACAACTCTCTagttttcttcatgttttttttcatagctgTAATCTCTGCTGTCGAAAAACCAAAGCAGCGCTCAGCCCCCAAGTCCTGTAGTCGTATGACTCGCCCATTGCATTGATGTTAAATCGGTGATTGGTCAAGGGAGTGGTAGAAATATTGATTAAACACTCACCGAGTGAACCTCGCGACGCTCTGTTGGGAAAGGTTCtggaaatgtgattttatctTCAGAGTTATTACAAATGTCTGTAATTTTGAATGCGCTGTGTAGTATTTAGTATGTGTTGCTCATACAGGAGTAAATAGTGCATCTGTTGGGGCTGTATGAAGTACTTATTTCACCcccatagactgtacataaagatggacggcATGACAGTCCCCCAaagccccctggtggctggttgcagtataggtcataaaccccgcctcctccgtgttAGGGGATGGAACGTGGACccaactaaaaagtcaaagtgcagataaaaaatatgttttctcaaagatagtttctgtcattttaggtagttcttatcacacttaaaggggcagttagcgattttggAGGAGGCTTTTCTTTCgctttgttgttgtagttgtgattttactgcccTGGCCGGGCCACGAACCGGCCACCTCGGGTATGGGTGACCGGATGCGCAAACCACTCGGCCAAAACcgtgcagttgtgttttttcggcgcacacaccGACAGCTAGCCGaacgtgaggaaatattcacagattttttgcTATTCTATTGCTTTagaatggcttactgcccctttaacgtcCAAGTGATAAGtcatttgatgctataaaaatgggGCGAGACGTCACGATTGACAGCCGAGACGGCTCGCGTGTATCTGAGGGACCAAGATCACGACTGCACAGACTCTTAAATTTACGCCAATCGCGCGTCAAGAAGGCGGCCCCCGTATCCGGACTATTTTAGCCTCCTTTTTGTACGAcgggaggaaacagagacgtGTCGTCCAGTTCTTTTGTAAATACATTCTATGATTTCACCATGGTGGTGTGAGTTGGTCTCAAAAACAACTGCAGTGCTCACGCTCACTGTAACACAATACTGTTAACTACTGGCTTTGGTCTTGAAATGGGATGTACTGACGAGACGGAACACAAATAATCTCCATCTTTACCTTTAATTAAATCAATTCACCTCTTAAacccatttgttttctttgactgCAGTGCCCCGAAGGCGCTGGAAGAGTCCACTTAAGTGACCTGCTCGTTTGCTGCTGTCCACACTGGGCTCACCGACTGGGATCTCTCGCCTGTCCAGTTCCTTTTGATGACCAATTACAAACGCTGGTTTCCAGTTCACCGGCGTTTTTTTTCGTCAGTTTTGCTGCTCAGAGGCTTCAGTACCCCTCCAACTCTGAGATGACGACTGACCACGttatagtttatttttgtaCCTAACTTACATGCAGTGTCACATCTGTTAGACTTGATTAATGGTGGCAAGAGTAGGAGCTTGTAGATCTGATGCGCTGGAGCTTAGAACGCGTTGAGCATGCTCACAGAGAGCAGGTTAGCACTGACCGAACCTTCCACTGaagtagatgtttttttgatCGCGCACATTGTCATTTCTTACGCATTTAGATTCGGTTTTTGACGTTTACAGAATCAACGAGTCGATCGCAACTTCAGTTCAGGTTGTTCTGAGGTACGCAGGCTTAGCTGTGGCCACCAACAACCTGACCACATCCGTTTTTTTATTGGCTGCATTATGGTTTCAGAGTTGCATAGTCACTCCAGATGCGCGCACACAGAAATTTGCCAAAGTTTCTTTTGCCAAGAAAATGCTTTATTATCAACCTCGGTTCaagtttctgttttaaaaatgttttttttcccccttttttgacATACTGTAGATGTAAATAAGAGTATTTTTGTGCCTGTCTGATGACCTGTTTCTCTGTCCAATAATAAAAGTAGTTTATAGTTCACTTTTTGTCTGTTATCATGTTTACATTGATAGGAATTGTGTTAATCTCAGACTGTTGTTGTACGGAGCATCTCGCAAAGATCTTTTGATTCTTGAAAATGAAATCGGACTCTCTAGCTTTCAGCCTGTTAAACTTTAGTGGTTATTGATGGTTCTGCTAAATTTGATCAACTGGGACTGTGGCCCATCTCTGTAGGCCTTTGTGTAGACGAGGGACCTCAGAAACTTTGACCTATTGGATACTTGCGATTTACAAACGCTACATCAGTTTTTTCAACTTACATCATTATAGCCATTAAGATAAGGAGTGTCAGTAGACAAGGCCCTTTAATCTATTTTACGCCCCAATCAGCTACTCAGTATGGCTGATGGGTTCCTACATGAGGACGAGCTTTTCTCCCAGTTACAACAGTTTTGGTTTCAAGATTTCTgcgtttttctctctgctgttctTAATAGTTTGAAGTGGAAGTGGGAAcaataattaaatcaaaatctGATGATGGTTGCTTTTGTTGCCGGGCTGCTATCAATCAAATCTTATGAAACCACACCCAAGACAGCCTCGAAGTAGACAggcatttttaatgaaatactgAAAGGACAAGAGCACTCCGAGAATgcagacctccaccaaggctgtGTAATCCCCCGCCTATACTGTTTTACCCAAAACTTGCAttatctccatctgacctacatgtttttaaattgttctgGAATGTAGATATgacccaaaatgtcaaattttgtCCCGtctcgcaatggtgaagaatccttcaaagaattcctcccaaaatgtaatgtacCTCTGACCATGATCCAGATCTATCTATGATAAAATTGTCATTCAAATCGAACCGtcctcaattttttttagtaatcctgtaaacaaacagacaaaccaaaccattCGCATAACCCCGCTGATGGAGGTAAAAATGTACACCTCTGATACGGTTGTGGCTGGGTTGTCTTCAGGGAATGAATTCGTCCAGCTTATGATCAATAATTCATGACAGCATTGAAAGATCAGAGCTTTTCATATTGATACATTTATGTTAaaagcatgaaaaacaaaaataaagagattCACAGCTCTGTAGAAATTGAGTCAATAAATGTTACCatttatttcaaacagaaatctgaaaacaccagaacattaaaaaaacaaatgttcttaAATccttaaaacatttctttgtgaaATACGAAGatatttttactgtattatACAGCATTAAATCAGTGATCTTAGCAATTTACGAAAAGGAAAGCTTCAGTTGAAGGCGCCGCGGTCCACGTAGGGATAGGCCAGAAAATCTCCCAGCTTGTTGCCCTCAGCGTCGTAGTGAAGCATGCGGAAGCACTTGTCACAGAAGAGACACGGGTCACTGGGAGCAAATTGGTCGTTGGTGGTGTACCATCTGCAAAAAAATCGGAGATGTGAGATACAAAATCAGTTTTAAAAGGACAAAGCagtcttattgtttttttgttttaaatacacacCTTCCAATGAAGACATGGCAAACTGCACACTTCTGGGTTGTAACCCTGTGCTTGTGAGTAAGAAGTGGGTACAACTTCTTGTCAAGACAGTCGTTCATATGCGACAGtctgcaggagaaaaagagggaggataCAGGGCCAATGAGAGTTGAGAACATAGATTTGTCTCACATTGGTAATATTAAGAGCTGCTTTCATGTGTGGTTACCCCGCTTACACCAACAAAACGGCTCGTAGACATAAACGCATCTATTTGTTTGATGTAACTAAATGTCTTGTATAGTCTTGTGACGGCAGTCAGAGCCCCTCTGACCATGAGGTGCCTTCTTTCTTTCAGAGGCTTGTAAGTGAGAGAACAGAGAATCCGAAGGCGTCGTGTTGCATGTTGGCCAGCAGAATCACATCAGTAGTTTATTAAAAGGTATGGAGTGCTAACTAAAATCCTAATTCATGATTAGGTTGCCTTAAGTGTCTGTTTATGTACTTCTGTTGAATCTGTGTGTTCtatttgtgtgatttttatgATCAAACTCCCGGTGACTGCAGATGAAAACTAGCCTGCATGGCTCAATCTGGCACATTTACATGTTGGACTTAAATACGCATGTTAATTAATGTGCATTggtcactttattttaaataaataaatgtaaaacacgAGTTGCAACAAGCTAGAATGAGCCTGGATCCGTGCGTGGGGGTTTTGAAGAGTCACCTGCCTGTATTTTACAGGCAGAACTCAAGTTCATGAACCTGAGATCAAGTACTAGATCTACTAATAATCAGCAGACTGGAATAAATATCATTTAGATTATTTATCAAGCAAATTTACTGACTGCAACCTCACCTTTGCAAAGTCGGGTGctttttatttggtttatttttgtacattttacaataaaaatagaataaaaactCAGCTACATTAATTGGTGGGGGAAATAAGTTAAGTGACACAACCACATTTTGACCTTGTGACAAGCAAGCAGCTATAAAAATTTAAACTAAGAGCTGCTGGTCATGGCTCTCACATTTTTTCTGGGATGATTTTAAGGACGCCTTAATTTTGTTGCTAATGAAACAAATGCAAtccacatcttgttttttggcGTGGAATAAATATGCTTCCAATTTGTAAAATGTGTCAGTCCACACTGACATGTGCTTTGGCTGCCCATCACCCCAGGTCCCCCAATTTTAATTTTGGAAATGTTACtcgggggctggcaggaaaaagttctggaaaatgtccggactatGGTGCATGTCGGAAGCAACTCATGTGGATGTTTTTGCCTGATGTGATGACATTTCCTGCAGGCATTCCTGAGTGACCATGACTTGTGACCTTTAACACCCTCGAAATCCAATCTGTTCCTCCCTCACACCAAGTGAACAGTTTGAAGACAATCAAAGCTGGTATAACTTAGTGGGTCACACTGTTGACTTTGGTCCAGAAGGTCAGGGCTCCAGGTCATTCCAGTTTGGGCCCCTAGGCAAAGGCCATTAATGCTTCCTGCCTCCATGATTGTAgcttgtaagtcgctttggacaagagcgtcagcaaaatgaaccTAATGTtaacgttaaaaaaaagattccatcACAGCCTTCCTAAGATATCATGTTAcctgcacaaagacacaaaaacgCAGTAGTAGTAAACAATACTAAcctgatgtctgtgatgatgaccAGATGTTCGCAGTCTCCCTGATGACAGTAGAGGTACGGGAAGCCCACTTTGACATTCAGGTCCACAAACCGTGTGTCCTCCATCTTGGCCTGGCTGTATGCTGGGAAGTTGTGGGACTTTGCCCATTCAATGGTCGTCCTGCGtggcaaacacaaagaaagttggtttttttttaatcaagtgtTTCaggaagatttattttcatctgtttaaaaaaattctcatgAGATTTCTACACAGGAGACTAAAGTGATCTTTCAGTGAGTGAGCTTTTCTGTGTCTGATTCCCATTCCTAATTTTTAAATGGATACATGACTCCAGGGAATGGATCATTTGAATGCTGTGATATTGGATTTAGTGTTAATGAATGAAGAGTAACATGCCCAGGAGTATTTTTGTGGTAACACTGCCACATCACTTCTCCAACAACTCTTTCTCAACACAAGTTTTTAGGGTGACTCAAAACAAGCACCCGATTCATGATTAGTTGCAACATGATGAAATGTTGACCCTGAATCATTGCGTTGATATTTTGATCAGGCAAGTCCGTACTTTACTTACAGAGCTTAAGTTCATGAAGCTGAGAACAGGCACTTTAACTATTAATATTACATTCGCAGACCAAcagaaaaagttattttgaTGAGCAATCCTTTAAGACATTTTTCATCCAAGAATTTGCTGCCTACACCTTCTCAAATTGATCCGGAACCGTCTGTCGTTTGATTATTTCTTAGCGTATTCATTTTTGGGTGAGCAGTTCTCAAGACGCTAACCCTAGCcctccattttcattttaaactgcaCATGCTGCTCACAACTGTAATATCATCAGTTACCCTATTTACACCTggaatttatatatttgtgatCAGATTGCAATCGGACAGCACTTGACCTCATGAAAGCACAAGCGTAAATTCACAGAAGACATATCGAATGATAGGATTGGCCAAAACCACCTCCTCTGGAGGTGTTGACCCAATTAAACACAAGGGTAAATGTGTTGATAATCTTCATACAACAACTACCGGGGCAGGAATAATAATCGCAGCCGCATGCAACTGTTCCATATCAGGGAGGTAGCAGCGGCTAAGCAGCTAGCAGCCGTTAGCCAGTAAACAAGTCTCCTCAGTCGCG is drawn from Scophthalmus maximus strain ysfricsl-2021 chromosome 8, ASM2237912v1, whole genome shotgun sequence and contains these coding sequences:
- the psip1a gene encoding PC4 and SFRS1 interacting protein 1a isoform X1 is translated as MALDWKPGDLIFAKMKGYPHWPARIDEVPDGAVKPSNIKLPIFFFGTHETAFLGPKDIFPYLLNKDKYAKPNKRKGFNEGLWEIENNPKVELTAPKPVPPDSYTGKDSDSSPEGEEDADDKGIKSKVPGSEAEQENENEEEEEEEEEEEEEMMEEMMMEEKGSLISEQGPQNQDGAAPKESTDAPKPKRGRKKKSDADLETEKDDAPASPVSPSGGEVPKRRGRKPKSEKMLLLQQHEQQGSGSEMDAAEAERKRKRAPEDKSKSGEEEKRKKREDGKGQDAEVKEPEAKKKKEDGSSVSDDEEKNKGRKKQQSSEMDKDARRRKADEAREPNKDDGKKNEERAGVKKKEMSTDLRLQRLHGEIKISLKIDNPDVKKCLEALDEIGALQVTTQHLQKHSELIATLKKIRRFKASQDIMDKATMLYNKFKSMFLVGEGDCVLSQVLNKSIAEQRQHEEAKKGALKRVEQAKENNSDKMTNGNAGPEEKKQETEKALEDSSAGENHSAPKALEEST
- the psip1a gene encoding PC4 and SFRS1 interacting protein 1a isoform X2, which translates into the protein MALDWKPGDLIFAKMKGYPHWPARIDEVPDGAVKPSNIKLPIFFFGTHETAFLGPKDIFPYLLNKDKYAKPNKRKGFNEGLWEIENNPKVELTAPKPVPPDSYTGKDSDSSPEGEEDADDKGIKSKGAAPKESTDAPKPKRGRKKKSDADLETEKDDAPASPVSPSGGEVPKRRGRKPKSEKMLLLQQHEQQGSGSEMDAAEAERKRKRAPEDKSKSGEEEKRKKREDGKGQDAEVKEPEAKKKKEDGSSVSDDEEKNKGRKKQQSSEMDKDARRRKADEAREPNKDDGKKNEERAGVKKKEMSTDLRLQRLHGEIKISLKIDNPDVKKCLEALDEIGALQVTTQHLQKHSELIATLKKIRRFKASQDIMDKATMLYNKFKSMFLVGEGDCVLSQVLNKSIAEQRQHEEAKKGALKRVEQAKENNSDKMTNGNAGPEEKKQETEKALEDSSAGENHSAPKALEEST